From Cellulophaga lytica DSM 7489, a single genomic window includes:
- the rpmA gene encoding 50S ribosomal protein L27: protein MAHKKGVGSSKNGRESESKRLGVKIFGGQAAIAGNILVRQRGTKHNPGDNVYAGKDHTLHAKVDGIVKFQKKAGGKSFVSVEPFEA from the coding sequence ATGGCACATAAGAAAGGTGTTGGTAGTTCGAAAAACGGTAGAGAATCAGAATCGAAACGTTTAGGAGTTAAAATTTTTGGTGGTCAAGCGGCTATTGCAGGAAACATTCTTGTAAGACAGCGTGGTACTAAACATAATCCAGGAGATAATGTTTATGCAGGTAAAGACCATACTTTACACGCCAAAGTAGATGGTATTGTAAAGTTTCAGAAAAAAGCAGGCGGTAAGTCTTTTGTTTCTGTAGAGCCTTTTGAGGCTTAA
- a CDS encoding heavy-metal-associated domain-containing protein: protein MKLIKNISLVLVGSLTLLASCKENKQEPEVVTVNNTVAKEQTKVFADNAEFSKAEFTIKGMTCQIGCAATIEKKLAKMEGVKSATVSFDKELAIVEYDTNSVSTEDLTKTVTSAASGDIYTVENMHTAE from the coding sequence ATGAAACTTATAAAAAATATTAGCCTAGTTCTTGTTGGCTCTTTAACACTACTAGCTTCTTGCAAAGAAAACAAGCAAGAGCCAGAAGTGGTTACAGTTAACAATACGGTTGCTAAAGAACAAACAAAAGTATTTGCTGATAATGCTGAGTTTAGTAAAGCCGAATTTACTATTAAAGGAATGACATGCCAAATTGGATGCGCCGCTACAATTGAAAAAAAATTAGCTAAAATGGAAGGTGTAAAATCTGCCACTGTTTCTTTTGATAAAGAGTTGGCTATTGTAGAGTACGACACTAATTCTGTTTCTACAGAAGATTTAACTAAAACCGTAACATCTGCAGCTTCTGGAGATATTTACACTGTTGAAAATATGCACACAGCAGAATAA
- the rplU gene encoding 50S ribosomal protein L21, giving the protein MYAIVEIAGQQFKVAKDQKVYVHRLQTEEGQKVTFDNVLLLENGKDITIGAPAIDGAAVEAKVVKHLKGDKVIVFKKKRRKGYKVKNGHRQYLTEIVIENILASGAKKAAPKKEAAPKKAEAKKAAPKKAAKADDLKKVEGIGPKIAETLAAAGISTFAELAKTDAAKISEIIADVRGNHVTDTWPAQAKLAAEGKWDELKKWQDELDGGKA; this is encoded by the coding sequence ATGTATGCAATTGTAGAGATAGCAGGGCAGCAATTTAAAGTTGCAAAAGATCAAAAAGTGTATGTTCACCGTTTACAAACAGAAGAAGGTCAAAAGGTAACTTTTGATAACGTTCTTTTGTTAGAGAATGGAAAGGACATTACTATTGGCGCCCCAGCTATAGACGGAGCCGCTGTTGAGGCAAAAGTCGTAAAGCACCTTAAAGGTGACAAAGTTATCGTCTTTAAAAAGAAAAGACGTAAAGGGTATAAAGTGAAAAATGGTCACCGTCAGTATTTAACGGAGATTGTTATTGAAAACATTTTAGCCTCTGGAGCAAAAAAAGCTGCTCCAAAAAAAGAAGCTGCTCCTAAAAAAGCAGAAGCTAAAAAAGCTGCACCAAAGAAAGCTGCAAAAGCAGACGACTTAAAGAAGGTTGAAGGAATTGGACCTAAAATTGCAGAAACATTAGCTGCGGCAGGAATATCAACTTTTGCTGAATTAGCAAAAACTGATGCTGCTAAAATTTCTGAAATCATCGCTGACGTTCGTGGTAACCACGTAACTGATACATGGCCTGCACAAGCTAAATTAGCTGCTGAAGGTAAGTGGGATGAGTTAAAGAAATGGCAAGATGAATTAGACGGTGGTAAAGCATAA
- a CDS encoding M16 family metallopeptidase: MKKIYSLLVIALIAFNLQAQVDRSKMPEAGPLPEINLSEPQRFELKNGLKVLVVENHKLPRVSIQLIIDNPPVAEGNKAGVSSFVSSLLGNGSTSISKDDFNEELDFMGASMAFGSESASAFALSKYFPRIVELLADASINPNFTQEEFDKEKEKILTGLKADEKNVSNIASKVQSTLAYGQKHPYGEQVTEETINNISLQDVKQFYNDYFVPANAYMVIIGDVEYKEAKKLVKENFVAWTKATPPSFSLATPKDVQYTQINFIDAPNAVQSEIAVENLVNLKKSDPDYLAALMANRILGGGGSARLFLNLREDKAYTYGSYSSIGNDKNSVSRFRAYASVRNAVTDSAVVQILSEIDKIASTPVSEKELSAAKAAYIGNFIMALEKPSTIANYALNIETEGLDKDYYKTYLEKVNAITIADVENAAKKYFKSSNARIVVTGKGSDVLENLEKVTFKGQSVPVKYYDRYGNAVEKPKYDIAIPEGVDANKVLADYVAAIGGKAKLESVTSSYIQAKATVQGQELLLEMKKTTSNQFMQNVSMMGNSVSKQVLDGDSGFMIVQGRKMDMQEAQLSAIKAESAPFPELNFLNGGATLTGIEDFDGTKAYVIKFTDTKSAAYNTKTGLKIADITTTPQGSATISYTDYKEVSGIQFPFVWKQAMGPQKFDFNVTEIKVNEGVTAEDFK; this comes from the coding sequence ATGAAAAAAATATATTCTTTATTGGTTATAGCATTAATAGCTTTTAACCTACAAGCACAAGTAGACCGTAGTAAAATGCCAGAGGCTGGTCCACTACCAGAAATAAATTTATCTGAACCACAACGTTTTGAACTTAAAAACGGATTAAAAGTTTTAGTAGTTGAAAACCATAAATTACCAAGAGTATCTATACAATTAATTATAGACAACCCACCTGTTGCAGAAGGTAACAAAGCTGGTGTTAGTTCTTTTGTATCTAGCTTATTAGGCAACGGATCTACATCTATCTCTAAAGATGATTTTAATGAGGAGTTAGACTTTATGGGCGCAAGTATGGCTTTTGGATCTGAAAGTGCTTCTGCATTTGCATTATCTAAATATTTCCCTAGAATTGTAGAGTTATTAGCAGATGCTAGTATTAATCCAAACTTTACACAAGAAGAATTTGACAAGGAAAAAGAAAAGATTTTAACCGGCCTAAAAGCAGATGAAAAAAATGTATCTAATATTGCTAGTAAAGTACAAAGTACTTTAGCTTACGGACAAAAACACCCGTATGGAGAGCAAGTAACAGAAGAGACAATTAATAATATTTCTTTGCAAGATGTAAAGCAGTTTTATAACGACTATTTTGTACCCGCCAATGCATATATGGTTATAATTGGTGATGTAGAATACAAAGAGGCTAAAAAATTAGTAAAAGAAAACTTTGTTGCCTGGACAAAAGCAACTCCTCCTTCTTTTTCTTTAGCTACACCTAAAGATGTACAATACACACAAATTAATTTTATAGACGCTCCTAATGCTGTACAGTCTGAGATAGCTGTAGAAAACTTAGTAAATCTTAAAAAGAGTGATCCTGATTACCTTGCTGCCTTGATGGCAAACCGTATATTAGGTGGTGGCGGATCTGCAAGATTATTTTTAAATCTTAGAGAAGATAAAGCTTATACTTACGGATCTTACTCTAGTATTGGAAATGATAAAAATTCTGTATCTAGATTTAGAGCTTACGCAAGTGTACGTAATGCCGTTACTGATAGTGCTGTAGTACAAATTTTATCTGAAATTGATAAAATAGCGTCTACTCCAGTTTCTGAAAAAGAGTTAAGCGCAGCTAAAGCAGCTTACATAGGTAACTTTATTATGGCTTTAGAAAAACCTAGCACAATAGCCAACTATGCCCTTAATATAGAAACTGAAGGTCTAGACAAAGACTACTACAAAACTTATTTAGAGAAAGTTAACGCTATAACTATTGCAGATGTAGAGAACGCTGCTAAAAAATACTTTAAATCTTCTAACGCACGTATAGTTGTTACTGGTAAAGGAAGTGACGTTTTAGAAAACCTAGAAAAAGTTACTTTTAAAGGCCAATCTGTACCCGTTAAATATTATGATAGATATGGCAACGCTGTTGAAAAGCCTAAATATGATATTGCTATTCCTGAAGGTGTAGATGCAAACAAAGTATTAGCAGATTATGTAGCTGCAATTGGTGGTAAAGCCAAATTAGAAAGCGTTACATCTAGCTACATACAAGCTAAAGCAACAGTACAAGGACAAGAGTTACTGCTAGAAATGAAAAAAACTACTAGCAACCAATTTATGCAAAATGTTAGCATGATGGGCAACTCCGTAAGCAAACAAGTATTAGATGGCGATAGTGGATTTATGATTGTTCAAGGTCGTAAAATGGATATGCAAGAAGCTCAACTGTCTGCCATTAAAGCAGAATCTGCTCCTTTTCCTGAACTTAATTTCTTAAATGGAGGCGCAACATTAACTGGCATAGAAGATTTTGACGGAACTAAAGCCTATGTAATTAAGTTTACCGACACCAAGTCTGCTGCTTACAATACCAAAACGGGATTAAAAATTGCAGATATTACAACAACCCCACAAGGTAGCGCTACTATTAGTTACACAGATTACAAAGAAGTTTCTGGAATACAATTTCCTTTTGTATGGAAACAAGCAATGGGACCACAAAAGTTTGACTTTAACGTAACTGAAATAAAAGTTAACGAAGGTGTTACTGCTGAAGATTTCAAGTAG
- a CDS encoding M16 family metallopeptidase has protein sequence MKRNLFLSASLFCAALTMQAQQVAFEEYDLDNGMHVILHQDNTAPIVTTSVMYHVGAKDENPEKTGFAHFFEHLLFEGTKNIERGKWFEIVSSNGGTNNANTTQDRTYYYEVFPSNKLELGLWLESERLMHPVINQIGVDTQKEVVQEEKRMRVDNSPYGKFREQIGINLFKNHPYKWQTIGSLEHLANATLEDFKDFNKIYYVPNNAVLVVAGDFEVASTKKMIQDYFGPIPRGKEIKRNKYTEEPITKTIKATYNDPNIQIPAIFTAYRTPANTEKDAYVLDMISTYLTSGKSSKLYKSLVDDKKMALQVFAFNNSQEDYGSYIIGALPLGKTSLNDLIVEFDKEIAKLQTELISEKDYQKLQNKFENNFVNSNSGVEGIANSLARNYMLYGNTNLINTEIEIYKAITREDIKTVANKYLKPNQRVELEYLPVAKPEN, from the coding sequence ATGAAAAGAAATTTATTCCTATCGGCAAGCCTATTTTGTGCCGCATTAACAATGCAAGCACAACAGGTTGCTTTTGAAGAATATGATCTTGATAACGGCATGCACGTTATTTTGCATCAAGACAACACTGCCCCTATAGTAACAACATCTGTAATGTACCACGTAGGAGCTAAAGATGAAAACCCAGAAAAAACAGGATTTGCTCACTTTTTTGAACATTTACTTTTTGAAGGAACAAAAAACATTGAACGAGGTAAATGGTTTGAAATTGTTTCATCTAACGGAGGAACCAATAACGCCAATACAACACAAGACCGTACATACTACTACGAGGTTTTTCCTTCTAACAAATTAGAGTTAGGCCTATGGCTAGAGTCTGAAAGACTAATGCACCCAGTTATTAACCAAATAGGGGTAGATACACAAAAAGAAGTTGTACAAGAAGAAAAACGTATGCGTGTAGACAATTCTCCATACGGTAAATTCCGAGAGCAAATTGGCATAAACCTATTTAAAAATCACCCTTACAAATGGCAAACTATTGGATCTTTAGAGCACTTAGCCAACGCTACATTAGAAGATTTTAAAGATTTTAATAAAATTTACTACGTCCCTAACAATGCTGTTTTAGTAGTAGCAGGTGATTTTGAAGTTGCTAGTACTAAAAAAATGATTCAAGATTATTTTGGACCTATTCCAAGAGGTAAAGAAATAAAAAGGAATAAGTATACAGAGGAGCCTATTACAAAGACTATTAAGGCTACTTACAACGATCCAAACATACAAATTCCTGCAATCTTTACTGCATACAGAACTCCTGCTAATACAGAAAAAGATGCATATGTATTAGATATGATATCTACATACCTAACTAGCGGAAAAAGCTCTAAACTATACAAGAGCTTGGTAGATGACAAAAAAATGGCGTTACAAGTTTTTGCTTTTAACAATTCTCAAGAAGATTATGGCTCTTACATAATAGGTGCTCTACCTTTAGGAAAAACCTCTTTAAATGATTTAATTGTTGAGTTTGATAAAGAAATTGCAAAATTACAAACCGAATTAATTTCTGAGAAAGATTACCAAAAACTACAAAACAAGTTTGAAAATAACTTTGTTAACTCTAACAGCGGCGTAGAAGGTATTGCTAACTCTTTAGCAAGAAACTATATGTTATACGGCAACACAAATTTAATTAATACTGAAATAGAAATTTACAAAGCTATTACAAGAGAAGACATTAAAACTGTAGCCAACAAATACCTTAAGCCTAACCAACGCGTAGAATTAGAATATTTACCTGTTGCAAAACCTGAAAACTAA